From a single Maylandia zebra isolate NMK-2024a linkage group LG3, Mzebra_GT3a, whole genome shotgun sequence genomic region:
- the LOC101475552 gene encoding phosphatidylinositol-3-phosphate phosphatase MTMR1 isoform X11 codes for MFQNQVPLLPGETIQTTVKDVMYICPFSGLVTGTLTITDYKLYFISVEKDSPFILDVNLGVISRIESISVPNQGENNKGLELVCKDMRSPRFAYKMEESQPDVVEVLTKHAFPLSHSLPLFAFLYKEQFPVDGWKVYDPAAEYRRQGLPNESWTISKINSTYELCDTYPSILVIPTNITDEDIKRVAVFRAKHRIPVLSWIHPESQATIVRCSQPLVGPSDRRCKEDERFLQIIMDANAQSHKLTIFDARQSSVAITNKGKDGGYESESFYPNVELNFLEIPNIHVMRESLRKMKDVVYPTIDEAHWHSFIDQTHWLEYIRLLLAGAAKVADKLESGKTSVVVHCSDGWDRTAQLTSLAMLMLDSYYRTLRGFQVLVEKEWISFGHKFAARVGHGDENHANSERSPLFVQFIDCVWQMTRQFPAAFEFNELFLITVLDHLYSCLFGTFLYSSEQERANQEVPAKTVSLWSYINSQPEDFTNPFYVDYENHVLYPMVSPRHLELWTSYYARWNPRMRPQVPVHQTLKDLLILRAELQRRVEELQREASSHSLSSSSDHSPTHTAGTPLHTAV; via the exons ATGTTCCAGAACCAGGTTCCTCTGCTCCCTGGAGAGACCATCCAAACTACAG TCAAGGATGTGATGTACATTTGTCCATTCAGCGGTCTGGTTACTGGGACTTtgaccatcacagactacaagcTGTACTTCATCAGTGTGGAAAAG GACTCTCCCTTCATTCTGGATGTGAACCTGGGAGTCATCAGCAGGATCGAATCTATCAGTGTTCCCAACCAAGGAGAGAACAACAAGGGACTGGAGCTGGTCTGCAAG GACATGAGGAGTCCCAGGTTTGCCTATAAGATGGAGGAGAGCCAGCCGGACGTGGTGGAGGTGCTGACCAAACATGCCTTTCCTCTGTCCCACAGTCTG CCCTTGTTTGCCTTCCTGTACAAAGAGCAGTTTCCTGTGGACGGCTGGAAGGTGTATGACCCAGCAGCAGAATACAGACGTCAG GGGCTTCCTAATGAGAGCTGGACCATCAGTAAGATAAACAGCACCTACGAGCTATGTGACACGTATCCTTCCATCCTGGTCATCCCCAccaacatcacagatgaagacaTCAAACGAGTGGCTGTGTTCAGAGCCAAGCACCGTATACCG GTCTTGTCCTGGATCCACCCGGAGTCTCAGGCCACCATTGTACGCTGTAGCCAGCCGCTAGTTGGGCCGTCAGACCGTCGCTGTAAAGAAGACGAACGCTTTCTCCAAATCATCATGGACGCCAACGCTCAGTCCCACAAGCTCACCATCTTTGATGCCCGACAGAGCAGCGTGGCCATCACCAACAAG GGAAAGGATGGAGGGTATGAAAGCGAGAGTTTCTACCCCAATGTAGAGCTAAACTTCCTGGAAATTCCAAACATTCATGTGATGAGGGAGTCTCTCAGGAAGATGAAGGATGTCGTTTATCCTACCATAGACGAAGCCCACTGGCACTCCTTTATCGACCAGACGCACTGGCTGGAGTACATACGG CTGTTATTAGCAGGAGCAGCAAAGGTAGCTGATAAGCTGGAGTCTGGGAAGACGTCGGTGGTGGTTCACTGCAGCGACGGCTGGGACAGGACAGCCCAGCTTACCTCTCTGGCCATGCTGATGCTGGACAGTTACTATCGCACACTGAGAGGCTTCCAG GTTTTAGTGGAGAAGGAGTGGATTAGTTTTGGACACAAGTTTGCTGCT CGCGTGGGCCACGGTGATGAGAACCATGCTAACTCAGAGCGCTCGCCTCTGTTCGTCCAGTTTATCGACTGCGTCTGGCAGATGACTCGACAG TTCCCAGCAGCCTTTGAGTTCAATGAGCTCTTCCTGATCACCGTGCTGGACCATCTGTACAGCTGTCTGTTTGGTACATTCCTCTACAGCAGTGAACAGGAGCGGGCCAACCAG GAGGTTCCAGCCAAGACTGTGTCTCTCTGGTCGTACATCAACAG CCAGCCCGAGGACTTCACCAACCCCTTCTACGTGGACTATGAAAACCACGTTCTCTACCCGATGGTTTCGCCCAGACACCTGGAGCTTTGGACCAGTTACTATGCCCGCTGGAACCCACGCATGAGGCCACAG